One Drosophila willistoni isolate 14030-0811.24 chromosome 2R unlocalized genomic scaffold, UCI_dwil_1.1 Seg167, whole genome shotgun sequence DNA segment encodes these proteins:
- the LOC6644124 gene encoding xylulose kinase gives MILSSITNTASAVVGLRFNKETDVVLSLGPIDKLIMHVENHPKQEEGHLLCDPINPNESFSLICFRNGSRVRDAICEQVAQGSWSTFSEMLKKTPMGNYGNVGLYFPVKETDPPASGTLRWDGKMDPMSHEAIHGCDEFERPEIEARAVIEGQMMHHRAMMKDMDFRFDENTRIIVLGDGSQNESLLQVIADVFNTPVYTHCGVEPALLGGAYRARYAFYEYREANCSCRRCRMASGRNPKLQFEDFFRNMPGALKLMAEPTAGCDVIYDRLTVRCMNMCQLLAASTSIHESHIVME, from the coding sequence ATGATCTTGTCGTCGATAACTAATACCGCTTCAGCAGTAGTCGGCTTGCGTTTCAATAAGGAAACCGATGTGGTTCTTTCGCTGGGACCTATTGATAAGCTTATAATGCACGTAGAGAACCATCCAAAGCAAGAAGAGGGCCACTTACTTTGCGATCCCATTAATCCAAATGAAAGCTTCAGCTTAATTTGCTTTCGCAATGGGTCGAGGGTTCGTGATGCCATCTGTGAGCAGGTGGCGCAGGGTTCTTGGAGCACTTTTAGCGAAATGTTGAAAAAAACTCCGATGGGAAATTATGGCAATGTCGGTCTATATTTTCCTGTTAAGGAAACAGATCCACCTGCCAGTGGAACTTTACGTTGGGATGGCAAAATGGATCCAATGTCTCATGAGGCAATACACGGATGCGATGAATTTGAAAGACCCGAGATAGAGGCTCGCGCTGTCATCGAGGGACAAATGATGCATCATCGGGCTATGATGAAAGACATGGATTTTCGTTTTGATGAAAATACCCGAATTATTGTCCTTGGCGATGGCTCGCAAAACGAGAGTCTGCTCCAGGTGATTGCCGATGTATTTAATACTCCTGTCTATACTCACTGCGGAGTCGAGCCAGCCCTATTGGGTGGTGCGTATCGTGCCCGTTACGCGTTCTACGAATATCGAGAGGCCAATTGCAGCTGTCGTCGTTGTCGAATGGCTTCGGGTAGAAATCCAAAGCTGCAATTTGAAGATTTCTTCCGGAATATGCCCGGTGCTCTTAAGTTGATGGCAGAGCCAACAGCGGGATGTGATGTTATCTATGATCGTTTAACAGTGCGTTGCATGAATATGTGCCAATTGTTGGCTGCCAGCACTAGCATACATGAAAGTCACATCGTTATGGAATAG
- the LOC124460342 gene encoding xylulose kinase-like, with protein sequence MCHRRRPDYNGNCYLGIDLGEQYFSAVVLDAKMQVKFSARVNYDTDLPEYNTQRGIIQGSSIDEFFANPVMWVKALDILLNCLSTQGADLHSIAAIGGSAQQHGSVFWSDLGFRRLCGINPILRLHEQLTDTCFELNPTPVGADNSATRECFQMQKDVGGQNEMKSITGSKAYPSFVGPQIRKVFETCTEHYERTTRVAQAYWICIVKRGRKSVLMHVLRIWHNV encoded by the exons ATGTGCCATAGACGCAGACCGGACTACAATGGCAATTGCTATCTGGGCATTGACTTGGGGGAGCAATATTTCTCCGCTGTCGTGTTGGATGCGAAAATGCAAGTGAAATTCTCAGCTCGAGTCAACTATGACACGGATTTGCCTGAATATAATACACAGAGAGGTATCATTCAAGGTTCTTCAATCGATGAGTTCTTCGCCAATCCAGTGATGTGGGTAAAGGCCTTGGATATATTGCTTAATTGTCTCAGTACACAGGGTGCCGATCTTCATTCGATAGCTGCAATTGGGGGATCAGCGCAACAGCATGGCTCTGTCTTCTGGTCGGACTTGGGTTTTCGACGCTTGTGTGGCATTAATCCCATCCTACGTTTACATGAACAGTTGACAGACACGTGTTTTGAGCTGAACCCAACTCCAGTGGGGGCTGACAACTCGGCGACCCGGGAGTGCTTTCAAATGCAGAAAGATGTGGGTGGGCAGAACGAAATGAAAAGTATAACGGGCTCGAAGGCGTATCCCAGCTTTGTGGGTCCACAAATACGTAAAGTTTTCGAAACGTGCACCGAGCACTACGAACGGACG ACGCGTGTGGCACAAGCCTATTGGATTTGCATAGTAAAACGTGGTCGGAAAAGTGTCTTAATGCATGTGCTCCGAATCTGGCACAACGTCTGA